A genomic stretch from Desulfuromonas acetoxidans DSM 684 includes:
- a CDS encoding two-component system sensor histidine kinase NtrB, which yields MSLTTSPDQLAQNVLASTTEAIIVIDIDYKIVLLNPAAQNLTGMSARQATGQHIEALFKDQEGLLYLVNTSMQEGRSISDRETIQLSRPTAPDLPVSATVCPLFTESGKQEGVILSLHDASHVRQLEQDVQRADRLVMLGTLAAGLAHEIKNPLGGIKGAAQLLTMELAKRDDLLEYMQVMIKETDRINEIIEELMNLTTPRSQVLSEVNLAKIIREIVLLQQQSEAAEDKTFDLQLDPTIPPITGDQTLLTRLLLNIIKNAVEATVPGGTITISTRIDTQHHLTRPGQPPVPFVVVKVTDNGCGISKELLKKIFTPFYTTKSTGSGLGLAISQKIVSDHDGLLHFDSIEGEGTCCRIYLPFKRDYNTSLS from the coding sequence GTGTCATTAACCACATCACCAGACCAACTGGCGCAAAACGTTCTGGCCAGCACGACCGAAGCGATCATTGTCATCGACATTGATTACAAGATCGTCCTGCTCAACCCGGCGGCTCAAAACCTCACCGGCATGTCCGCCCGACAAGCCACAGGGCAACACATTGAAGCGCTGTTCAAGGACCAGGAGGGTTTGCTCTATCTGGTCAACACCTCCATGCAGGAAGGCCGCTCAATTTCCGACCGGGAAACCATTCAACTCAGTCGACCGACAGCACCCGACTTGCCGGTCAGTGCCACGGTTTGCCCTCTGTTCACCGAGAGCGGAAAGCAGGAAGGCGTTATCCTGTCACTTCATGATGCATCCCACGTCCGCCAACTGGAACAAGACGTTCAACGTGCCGATCGCCTGGTGATGCTCGGCACACTGGCAGCGGGCCTGGCCCATGAAATCAAAAATCCGCTGGGCGGCATCAAAGGCGCTGCGCAATTATTAACGATGGAACTGGCGAAGCGCGACGATTTGCTCGAATACATGCAGGTGATGATCAAGGAAACCGACCGGATCAACGAGATCATTGAAGAGCTGATGAATCTGACCACCCCGCGCTCTCAGGTGCTCAGTGAAGTCAATCTGGCCAAGATCATCCGCGAGATCGTTCTTTTACAACAGCAATCAGAAGCTGCGGAAGACAAAACGTTTGACTTGCAACTCGATCCGACGATTCCGCCAATTACCGGTGATCAGACCCTGCTGACGCGCTTGCTTCTAAACATCATTAAAAACGCTGTTGAAGCAACGGTTCCCGGCGGTACCATTACCATTTCCACCCGCATCGATACTCAACACCACCTGACTAGGCCAGGCCAACCGCCGGTGCCGTTTGTGGTGGTCAAAGTGACGGATAACGGGTGCGGCATCAGTAAAGAGCTACTGAAAAAGATCTTTACCCCATTTTACACCACAAAAAGTACCGGAAGCGGCCTCGGCCTGGCAATCAGCCAGAAGATCGTCTCAGACCATGACGGCTTGCTTCATTTTGACAGCATTGAGGGAGAAGGAACCTGCTGCAGGATCTACCTCCCCTTCAAACGAGACTACAACACCTCATTGAGTTGA
- a CDS encoding ABC transporter substrate-binding protein, which yields MLIQPQMTIKQIIDTWPQTLDVFTANGFEQFAQPEMIDRVGRFLKLESALSQKGYDCAAFIALLQERIDAADQQADITLVERQRDHYDIDLAGLLPCPVRMPLLELVTREVEAFEAQTGLRVRSRLEAASVGADWMEEHILQAKSVAELPDLFVSAGFDVFFDPQGIGGYCRDGLFTALEYPAVNADFDGLTLADPRHAYSMISVVPAVFMVDKQQLGDLPVPRTWADILDPIYAGKISLPVGDFDLFNAILLTLHKEFGDEGIERLGRSMLSSLHPAQMVKTASRQQDDKPLVTILPYFFTRMATHVPSVEIVWPEDGAIISPIFMLAKSERLDELRPLADLLAGEEVGTILAQKGLFPSLHPHVKNSLPEVVPWKWLGWDYIYEQDIAGLIRHAEAVFNRAVGGGDA from the coding sequence ATGTTGATTCAACCACAGATGACCATCAAACAGATTATTGACACTTGGCCGCAGACACTGGATGTGTTTACCGCCAACGGCTTTGAGCAATTTGCTCAACCAGAGATGATCGATCGTGTCGGTCGCTTTCTCAAGCTGGAGTCGGCCCTGAGCCAAAAAGGCTACGATTGTGCGGCGTTTATCGCACTGTTGCAGGAACGTATTGACGCAGCCGACCAGCAGGCGGATATCACCCTGGTGGAGCGCCAACGCGACCACTACGATATTGATCTGGCCGGTCTGTTGCCGTGCCCGGTCCGTATGCCGTTACTCGAACTGGTGACCCGCGAGGTCGAGGCCTTTGAAGCGCAAACCGGCCTGCGGGTGCGCAGCCGCCTTGAGGCGGCGTCCGTTGGCGCCGACTGGATGGAAGAGCATATCCTTCAGGCTAAAAGCGTTGCCGAATTGCCTGACCTGTTTGTTTCCGCCGGTTTTGATGTGTTCTTCGACCCGCAGGGAATTGGCGGCTATTGCCGTGATGGGCTGTTCACCGCGCTGGAGTATCCAGCGGTCAATGCGGACTTTGACGGCTTGACCCTGGCCGATCCTCGGCACGCCTATTCAATGATTTCGGTGGTTCCGGCCGTCTTCATGGTCGATAAACAACAGTTGGGCGATCTGCCGGTGCCACGCACCTGGGCGGATATTCTTGACCCGATCTATGCCGGGAAGATCTCTTTGCCGGTGGGTGATTTTGATCTGTTCAATGCCATCCTGCTGACCCTTCACAAGGAGTTTGGCGACGAAGGTATTGAGCGGCTGGGTCGTTCCATGCTCAGCTCCCTGCATCCGGCGCAGATGGTCAAAACGGCATCGCGCCAGCAGGACGACAAGCCGCTGGTGACGATTTTGCCCTACTTCTTTACCCGCATGGCCACGCACGTGCCATCGGTCGAGATTGTTTGGCCCGAGGATGGTGCGATTATCAGCCCGATCTTCATGCTGGCTAAAAGTGAGCGCCTTGATGAACTTCGCCCCTTGGCTGATCTGCTCGCTGGCGAAGAAGTGGGGACGATTCTTGCGCAGAAAGGATTGTTCCCATCGCTGCACCCGCACGTCAAAAACAGCCTGCCCGAGGTTGTGCCATGGAAATGGCTGGGCTGGGATTATATCTATGAACAGGATATCGCCGGGCTGATCCGCCATGCTGAGGCGGTATTCAATCGGGCGGTGGGCGGAGGTGACGCATGA
- a CDS encoding sigma-54 interaction domain-containing protein, producing MAKEVTSIYQSIVEEMTEGVVFLDADDVICICNPAAERIRRVKAERIIGRSIYSLHPGRMHDRIRQLIESLKSGRISSGSRIIHAQKRFFSNSYTAIKAPDGTYLGTLLISRDVTEEKRLREENESLRSRQSDEKMKCLVVHSDAALRVMDMAVSLGQIDSTVLVTGENGTGKECVVELLHQNSPRRNGPLVKVNCAALPDNLIESELFGFVKGAFTGATENRKGKFELANGGTLFLDEVGDLPLASQAKLLRVLQERKVQPLGGKSEVLIDVRIVAATNHILSDDVAGGKFREDLFYRLNVIHIDVPPLRERREDIEPLAEMFLDKFSTQMNKPVRHLSTEALNILLHHHFPGNIRQLEHAMERAVALSSGELILPDDLPQDLLSASVVTTAQHTIQGGLALKEAVDFFERDYIAAALKQCDYKKSKTAEHLGISRKSLWEKIQRYNLTDASVT from the coding sequence ATGGCTAAAGAAGTGACGTCGATCTATCAATCGATTGTTGAAGAGATGACAGAGGGTGTTGTTTTCCTCGATGCAGACGATGTCATCTGTATTTGCAATCCCGCAGCCGAAAGGATACGGCGGGTTAAGGCGGAGCGGATTATCGGACGTAGCATTTATTCACTGCATCCTGGACGGATGCACGACCGTATCCGCCAGTTGATCGAAAGCCTTAAGTCAGGCCGTATCTCCTCTGGTAGCCGCATTATTCACGCACAAAAGCGCTTTTTCTCCAATTCTTATACCGCGATCAAAGCCCCGGACGGCACTTATCTTGGGACGCTGTTGATTAGCCGTGATGTTACCGAAGAGAAACGTTTGCGTGAAGAAAACGAATCTCTCAGATCCCGCCAGTCTGATGAAAAAATGAAATGCCTGGTGGTTCACAGCGATGCTGCTCTGCGCGTCATGGATATGGCGGTTTCCCTTGGGCAAATCGATTCTACGGTTCTTGTGACCGGCGAGAACGGCACCGGCAAAGAATGCGTGGTGGAATTGCTCCATCAGAACAGTCCGCGACGCAACGGTCCACTGGTGAAAGTGAACTGTGCCGCTTTGCCTGACAACCTGATTGAGTCAGAACTGTTCGGTTTTGTTAAAGGAGCGTTCACTGGCGCGACGGAAAACCGTAAAGGGAAGTTTGAGCTGGCCAATGGCGGTACGTTGTTCCTTGATGAGGTCGGAGATCTTCCGCTGGCATCTCAAGCGAAGTTGTTACGGGTGTTGCAAGAGCGCAAGGTGCAACCCCTTGGTGGAAAATCAGAAGTTCTGATTGATGTGCGTATTGTCGCCGCAACCAATCATATTCTCAGTGACGATGTTGCCGGTGGCAAGTTTCGCGAAGACCTGTTTTATCGTCTCAACGTGATCCATATTGACGTACCACCGTTACGTGAGCGCCGCGAAGACATTGAGCCTCTGGCTGAAATGTTTCTCGACAAGTTTTCCACGCAGATGAATAAACCGGTCCGCCATCTGTCTACAGAGGCGTTGAATATTCTGCTTCATCATCACTTCCCAGGGAATATCCGTCAACTGGAACATGCCATGGAACGTGCTGTGGCCCTGAGTAGTGGTGAACTGATTCTTCCCGATGATCTGCCGCAGGACCTGCTGAGCGCTTCGGTGGTGACCACTGCGCAGCACACTATTCAAGGGGGATTGGCGCTTAAAGAGGCCGTTGATTTTTTTGAACGGGACTATATCGCAGCCGCCTTGAAACAATGTGACTATAAGAAATCGAAAACCGCAGAGCATTTAGGCATCTCCCGTAAAAGTTTATGGGAAAAGATTCAGCGCTACAATTTGACGGATGCCAGCGTTACTTAA
- the nrfA gene encoding ammonia-forming cytochrome c nitrite reductase — MKRSTFVTIASVVIMVPMLLLVISIKENKAEQQAINAVPEIKKLEPKSAEWGKYYPRQYDSYLETRKSDEIKDVLKQDPNLVVLWAGYGFSKDYNAPRGHYYILEDNINTLRTGAPIDQKSGPMPTACWTCKSPDVPRLIEEKGELDFFTGKWARWGSEIVNPIGCADCHDNETMKLTVTRDFLKRALDAEGSEPFAEAKHQDMRTLVCVQCHSEYYFKKTPWTDPAGEEHTAGVVTFPWDNGLSAEDIEQYYDEREFVDWTHKLSKTPMLKAQHPGYETFKTGIHGKNNLACADCHMPYVREGGVKYSSHKIGSPLDDMQNTCLNCHGESEQELKDIIARKLERKNELAHTATDILAKAHLEAAKAWELGATEAEMKPALTDIRHGQWRWDFAVAAHGGFFHAPEETLRILGSAINKAHDARLKLRIILAKYSAADYQAPAITSKEQAQELIGLPMEKLVSDKKKFLGTLREEWNKEAATKGIFDPKTRDMEFKTSYSK, encoded by the coding sequence ATGAAGAGATCAACATTCGTGACAATTGCTTCTGTGGTGATCATGGTCCCGATGCTGTTGCTTGTGATCTCCATCAAGGAGAATAAAGCTGAGCAGCAAGCGATCAATGCTGTGCCTGAAATCAAGAAATTGGAACCAAAAAGTGCCGAGTGGGGCAAGTATTACCCACGCCAGTATGACTCCTATCTGGAGACGCGCAAGAGCGATGAAATCAAGGATGTGTTGAAGCAGGACCCCAATCTGGTCGTGCTGTGGGCCGGTTACGGCTTTTCGAAGGACTATAATGCGCCGCGTGGTCATTACTACATTTTGGAAGACAATATCAACACCTTGCGTACGGGTGCCCCCATCGATCAAAAGAGTGGGCCAATGCCAACAGCCTGTTGGACCTGTAAGTCACCGGATGTTCCGCGTCTGATCGAAGAGAAGGGTGAGCTTGACTTCTTTACGGGCAAGTGGGCTCGTTGGGGTAGTGAGATCGTAAACCCGATTGGCTGCGCAGACTGCCATGACAATGAAACTATGAAACTCACCGTGACGCGTGACTTTCTCAAGCGTGCGCTTGATGCTGAAGGGAGTGAGCCGTTTGCTGAGGCTAAGCATCAGGATATGCGTACCCTGGTGTGTGTGCAGTGCCATTCCGAGTATTACTTCAAGAAGACTCCGTGGACAGACCCGGCAGGTGAAGAACATACTGCTGGTGTTGTCACCTTCCCGTGGGATAACGGTCTTTCCGCCGAGGACATTGAGCAGTATTACGATGAGCGTGAGTTCGTCGACTGGACCCATAAACTGAGTAAGACGCCGATGCTCAAAGCACAGCACCCTGGATACGAAACCTTTAAAACCGGGATTCATGGCAAGAACAATCTGGCCTGTGCGGATTGCCATATGCCGTATGTTCGTGAGGGTGGCGTGAAGTACTCCAGTCATAAGATTGGTAGTCCCCTGGATGATATGCAGAACACCTGCCTCAATTGTCATGGTGAAAGTGAGCAGGAACTCAAGGACATTATTGCTCGTAAGCTGGAGCGCAAAAACGAGTTGGCCCATACCGCGACGGATATTTTGGCCAAGGCCCATCTTGAGGCAGCCAAGGCATGGGAGCTGGGTGCTACTGAAGCTGAGATGAAACCAGCTTTGACCGATATTCGTCATGGTCAATGGCGGTGGGATTTTGCAGTCGCTGCTCATGGTGGCTTCTTCCACGCACCGGAGGAAACTCTGCGTATTCTTGGTAGTGCCATCAATAAAGCACATGATGCACGTTTGAAGCTGCGGATCATTTTGGCGAAATATAGTGCTGCAGATTATCAGGCACCCGCCATTACCAGCAAGGAACAGGCCCAGGAGTTGATCGGCCTGCCAATGGAAAAACTGGTAAGTGATAAGAAGAAGTTCCTTGGCACTCTGCGTGAAGAGTGGAACAAGGAGGCGGCGACTAAGGGGATTTTTGACCCGAAAACTCGCGATATGGAATTCAAAACATCCTACAGTAAGTAA
- a CDS encoding alginate export family protein, with protein MKRMLIQGVVGAMLLCFMTAGWSAAAVLDDLTAALKAGKADVGVLTSFEYKNRDDATSPAKQLSIRTRIGYQTGEFHHVRLYAQFHNLTNAWEEFRHADGGDSDRDLIADPDGNRLYKAYFDYSALPQTTVRLGRQEIILDDARLLGNIGWRLNGQSFDAVTVTNKSITDLTLFAGYVNQVNTIALTHVDLDHFYLINANYAGIKNHHVSVYGYLLDTESKADSARDSATYGVRIVGKPCIVNYAVDYTLQTDFADGEDHDADMLNLYVGATVAPVDFGVGYSYISGQDGDDRPFDTLYSTAHKFNGFADLFLSTNGGGLTPGLQDYYARIGTSFFGVKLSVIYHYFDSYEDDHFDGTYGDEVDVVVVKSISDNLKLLVKYANFMQDEDEGNGFANPAVDTEILTARLEYSF; from the coding sequence ATGAAGAGGATGTTGATTCAAGGCGTTGTCGGCGCGATGCTGCTGTGTTTCATGACAGCAGGCTGGTCTGCCGCCGCCGTGCTCGACGATTTAACGGCTGCACTGAAAGCGGGCAAAGCCGATGTCGGTGTACTGACCAGCTTCGAGTACAAAAATCGCGATGATGCCACCAGCCCTGCCAAACAACTCAGTATTCGCACGCGGATCGGTTATCAGACCGGAGAGTTTCATCACGTCAGACTTTATGCACAATTTCATAACCTGACCAATGCCTGGGAAGAATTTCGCCATGCGGATGGGGGTGACTCTGACCGCGATTTGATTGCCGATCCCGATGGCAACCGTCTTTATAAAGCCTACTTTGATTATAGCGCACTGCCACAGACGACTGTCCGCCTGGGCCGTCAGGAGATCATCCTTGATGATGCCCGGTTACTGGGGAATATCGGCTGGCGTCTCAACGGTCAGTCGTTTGATGCCGTGACTGTAACCAATAAAAGTATCACTGATCTGACCTTGTTTGCCGGTTATGTCAATCAGGTCAATACCATTGCATTGACGCATGTCGATCTGGATCATTTCTATCTGATCAATGCCAACTATGCCGGTATCAAGAACCATCACGTTTCTGTGTATGGCTATCTGCTGGATACGGAAAGCAAGGCTGATTCCGCGCGGGACAGTGCCACCTATGGTGTACGCATTGTCGGGAAACCGTGCATTGTGAACTATGCGGTCGATTATACGCTGCAGACAGACTTTGCCGATGGTGAGGATCACGATGCCGACATGCTGAATCTGTATGTCGGTGCCACTGTCGCACCCGTCGATTTCGGCGTTGGTTACTCCTACATCTCCGGGCAGGATGGCGATGACCGTCCTTTCGATACCCTCTATAGCACCGCCCATAAATTCAACGGTTTTGCCGATCTGTTTCTGTCCACCAACGGTGGCGGTTTGACGCCAGGTCTGCAGGATTACTACGCCAGAATTGGCACATCATTTTTCGGCGTAAAGCTTAGTGTTATCTATCATTACTTCGATAGCTATGAAGACGATCACTTTGACGGCACCTACGGCGATGAAGTAGATGTCGTCGTAGTCAAGTCGATCAGCGACAACCTGAAATTACTGGTGAAATACGCTAACTTCATGCAGGACGAAGACGAAGGTAACGGCTTTGCCAATCCGGCCGTGGATACGGAAATCTTGACTGCTCGCCTGGAATATTCTTTCTAG
- the dusB gene encoding tRNA dihydrouridine synthase DusB → MSITTLKIGAVTLKNNLILAPMAGITNSPYRQIVMESGAALTYSEMISGNGLIRDGLRTLELLKRTLVETPFAVQLFGDDPEVLAEAAHIASRYGELIDLNMGCPVKKVVRSGAGSALMQEPQKVAKIICAMRQATSLPLTVKIRSGWTVADINFQLIGQICQDEGADAVILHPRTRCQGFGGHSNWQHIRQLKQHLTIPVIGSGDIITADDAFAMLEQTGCDGIMIGRGSYGNPWLFNAIVQRAAGEEVTPPSRQQRLETALRHLNLYAGYYGERKTLLDMRKHLCWYSRGLNGASEFRAAINRCTTLTEVKEQSISFFNQESN, encoded by the coding sequence ATGAGCATTACGACACTTAAAATCGGCGCGGTAACCCTGAAAAACAATTTGATTCTTGCCCCGATGGCAGGGATCACTAACTCCCCTTACCGCCAAATCGTCATGGAATCAGGAGCTGCGTTAACCTATTCAGAAATGATCAGCGGCAATGGACTGATCCGCGACGGCTTGCGAACCCTCGAACTGCTGAAACGGACTCTGGTTGAAACCCCTTTTGCCGTACAATTATTCGGCGACGATCCTGAGGTACTGGCTGAAGCAGCTCACATTGCCAGCCGTTATGGGGAACTTATTGATCTTAATATGGGGTGCCCGGTTAAAAAAGTGGTCCGTTCCGGGGCGGGCAGCGCCCTGATGCAAGAGCCGCAGAAAGTGGCTAAAATCATATGTGCCATGCGTCAGGCCACGAGCTTGCCGCTGACGGTTAAAATCCGCTCCGGCTGGACTGTTGCTGACATCAACTTTCAACTCATCGGTCAGATCTGCCAAGACGAAGGTGCCGATGCGGTGATCCTCCATCCGCGTACCCGCTGTCAGGGGTTCGGTGGCCACTCGAACTGGCAGCACATTCGGCAACTGAAACAGCATCTGACCATCCCGGTTATCGGCAGTGGCGATATCATAACAGCCGACGACGCTTTTGCCATGCTGGAGCAAACCGGTTGTGATGGGATCATGATCGGTCGCGGCAGCTATGGTAACCCCTGGCTGTTCAACGCGATCGTACAACGGGCGGCAGGCGAAGAGGTTACGCCACCCAGTCGGCAACAACGCCTTGAAACAGCCCTGCGTCATCTCAATTTGTATGCGGGCTACTACGGCGAGAGAAAAACCCTGCTTGATATGCGCAAACATCTATGCTGGTACTCACGCGGACTTAACGGGGCCTCAGAATTCAGGGCCGCAATCAACCGCTGTACCACACTGACCGAGGTTAAAGAACAAAGCATCTCTTTTTTCAACCAAGAAAGTAACTGA
- the nrfH gene encoding cytochrome c nitrite reductase small subunit, translating to MRYVATCCVVAVIGLFLYIVFESKMLSYLSGDPKVCINCHTMNTHYATWQHSSHREQASCIDCHLPRDSFANKMLAKAKDGFNHSMAMTLRTYGYNLRITDDAAERIQNNCISCHSEAVSQMMENSQLYSQFEEGVPMGRRCWDCHRMVPHGRTRNLTTTQHNLGVKEL from the coding sequence ATGAGATATGTAGCAACCTGTTGTGTTGTGGCAGTGATCGGACTGTTTTTGTATATCGTCTTTGAATCCAAGATGCTGTCCTACCTTTCGGGAGATCCAAAGGTCTGCATCAACTGCCACACTATGAACACCCATTATGCGACTTGGCAGCACAGCTCTCATCGTGAGCAGGCCAGTTGCATCGACTGCCACCTGCCGCGTGATTCCTTTGCCAACAAGATGCTGGCAAAAGCTAAAGATGGTTTCAATCATTCTATGGCGATGACTTTGCGCACTTATGGCTACAACTTGCGGATCACGGATGATGCCGCCGAGAGGATACAGAACAACTGTATATCGTGCCACAGTGAAGCTGTATCACAGATGATGGAAAACAGTCAGTTGTACAGTCAGTTTGAAGAAGGTGTCCCCATGGGCCGGCGCTGTTGGGACTGCCATCGTATGGTCCCCCATGGACGTACTCGAAACCTGACAACAACCCAGCACAATTTAGGTGTGAAAGAACTTTAG
- a CDS encoding citrate (Si)-synthase — protein MSTLKEVLKQKIDAHRPRTTRLVKECGDTTLGEVTIAQAIGGARGIKCLVTDISYLDPMEGIRFRGMTIPETFAALPKVPGSDYPYVEGFWYLLLTGDVPTMEQTLEVVEDWKQRSQVPEYVIDVLRAMPRDSHPMAMFSAAIVAMQRDSVFASNYAAGKFNKMTCWEDMLEDSNDLMAKLGPIAAYIYRMKYKGDTHIAPDPELDMGGQFAHLIGQCDEYKDVARMYFILHSDHESGNVSAHTTHLVASALSDAYYSYAAGINGLAGPLHGLANQEVLAWTQNFMEKLGGKVPTKDELKAALWDTLNSGQVIPGYGHAVLRKTDPRYTSQREFCLNTPGLKEDPLFQLVAMIYEVAPDVLLEHGKAKNPWPNVDAQSGVIQWYYGLTEYDFYTVLFGVGRALGCLANITWDRALGYAIERPKSVTTAMLEDAAGIK, from the coding sequence ATGTCAACACTGAAGGAAGTATTGAAGCAAAAGATCGATGCTCACCGTCCTCGTACCACCCGTCTGGTCAAAGAGTGTGGTGATACGACTCTGGGCGAAGTAACTATCGCTCAAGCTATTGGCGGTGCCCGTGGCATTAAGTGCCTGGTTACCGATATCTCTTACCTCGACCCGATGGAAGGTATCCGCTTCCGTGGTATGACAATTCCTGAGACTTTCGCGGCTCTGCCCAAAGTTCCGGGTAGTGACTATCCTTATGTTGAGGGTTTCTGGTACCTGCTGCTGACCGGCGATGTTCCGACCATGGAGCAAACTCTGGAAGTTGTAGAAGACTGGAAGCAACGTTCCCAAGTTCCCGAATACGTCATCGACGTTCTGCGCGCTATGCCTCGCGATTCTCACCCGATGGCTATGTTCTCCGCAGCGATCGTTGCTATGCAACGTGATTCCGTATTCGCATCTAACTATGCTGCCGGTAAGTTCAACAAAATGACTTGCTGGGAAGATATGCTGGAAGACTCCAACGACCTGATGGCTAAACTGGGTCCCATCGCAGCATACATCTACCGCATGAAGTACAAAGGCGACACTCATATCGCTCCTGATCCTGAGCTGGATATGGGCGGTCAGTTCGCTCACCTGATCGGTCAGTGCGACGAGTACAAAGACGTTGCTCGTATGTACTTCATCCTGCACTCTGACCATGAGTCTGGTAACGTTTCCGCTCATACCACTCACTTGGTTGCTTCGGCTCTGTCTGACGCTTACTACTCCTATGCTGCTGGTATCAACGGTCTGGCTGGTCCTCTGCATGGTCTGGCTAACCAGGAAGTTCTCGCATGGACTCAAAACTTCATGGAGAAACTGGGCGGCAAGGTTCCGACCAAAGACGAGCTCAAAGCTGCTCTGTGGGATACGCTCAACAGCGGTCAAGTTATCCCGGGTTACGGTCACGCTGTTCTGCGTAAGACTGACCCCCGTTACACTTCTCAGCGCGAGTTCTGCTTGAACACTCCGGGTCTGAAGGAAGATCCTCTGTTCCAGCTGGTTGCTATGATCTACGAAGTAGCTCCGGACGTACTGCTCGAGCATGGTAAAGCGAAGAACCCCTGGCCTAACGTTGACGCTCAGTCTGGTGTTATCCAGTGGTACTACGGCCTTACTGAGTACGACTTCTACACTGTTCTGTTCGGTGTGGGTCGTGCACTGGGCTGCTTGGCCAACATCACTTGGGACCGTGCTCTGGGTTACGCTATCGAGCGTCCCAAGTCCGTTACCACTGCAATGCTCGAAGATGCCGCTGGCATCAAGTAA
- a CDS encoding GTP-binding protein, which yields MKFLTVSGPPSSGKTAVILQAIDALKQRGHTIGVVKFDCLVTEDDQLYARRGIAVRKGISGALCPDHYFVSNVEACMSWGQEQGLDLLISESAGLCNRCAPHIQGVTAVCVIDNLSGIGTPKKIGPMLKAADIVVITKGDIVSQAEREVFASRVRQVNPKATILHVNGITGQGAFELSTLLVNGEDHATLTGKKLRFSMPSALCSYCLGETRIGEQHQMGNVRKMDLGGDA from the coding sequence ATGAAATTTCTCACGGTTTCCGGACCGCCCTCATCGGGCAAAACAGCGGTGATCCTCCAGGCCATCGATGCGTTGAAACAGCGCGGTCACACCATCGGTGTGGTCAAGTTCGATTGCCTGGTCACCGAGGATGATCAGCTCTATGCGCGACGCGGTATTGCCGTGCGCAAAGGGATTTCCGGCGCGTTATGCCCGGATCATTATTTTGTCAGTAATGTCGAAGCCTGCATGAGCTGGGGCCAGGAGCAGGGGCTCGATCTGCTGATCAGTGAAAGCGCTGGTTTGTGCAACCGCTGCGCCCCGCATATTCAGGGGGTGACGGCCGTGTGTGTCATTGACAATCTCAGTGGTATCGGCACGCCGAAAAAAATCGGCCCCATGCTCAAAGCCGCGGATATCGTGGTGATCACCAAGGGCGATATTGTTTCTCAGGCCGAACGCGAAGTGTTTGCCTCGCGGGTGCGTCAGGTGAACCCCAAGGCGACCATCCTGCATGTCAATGGCATCACCGGCCAGGGCGCATTTGAGCTGTCGACTCTGCTGGTCAATGGCGAAGACCATGCCACGTTGACCGGTAAGAAGCTGCGCTTTTCCATGCCGTCGGCCCTGTGCTCCTATTGTCTGGGCGAGACACGCATCGGTGAACAACACCAGATGGGCAATGTGCGCAAAATGGATCTGGGAGGTGACGCATGA